In Penicillium psychrofluorescens genome assembly, chromosome: 5, a single window of DNA contains:
- a CDS encoding uncharacterized protein (ID:PFLUO_007822-T1.cds;~source:funannotate), translating to MPTVSSFPAINIPAVDLWGLMFEEKRDDPFPDDRVIYRDAVTHRHYSFESLQNAASAFGEGLRSTWSWQKGDILTLFTPNSIDMPVLIYGTFFAGGTVSPSNPAYSVDELSFQLKDNGTKAIATFRSLLPVVTAAAKKVNIPLDRIMLLGDDRDPGGQFKHFDQIKAAPSMKRTRLNPDKDLAFLVYSSGTTGLPKGVMLTHSNIVSNILMLASSIGKSYSWQNDKFIGLLPFYHIYGLTTLIHQPLYRGIEMIAMERFDLESFLKIVQQHRVTFVYVAPPVLVHLANHPIVENYDLSSLRMITSGAAPLTRELVDAVYKRTNVKINQAYGLSETSPITHMQPWEDWYASCGSVGKMMPNLTAKYVSPDGEEVPAGQNGELCLKGPNVFKGYWNNSAATKDSFTSDGYFKTGDIGYQDTNHSFYITDRVKELIKYKGFQVAPAELEGLLFGHPNVNDAAVIGVNFEKEHTEVPRAYVVLRPGIERSDDSAQEIITWLNSKVSNHKKLRGGIRFIDEIPKSAAGKILRRVLKEKVKEEQKAGMAKL from the exons ATGCCGACAGTATCTTCCTTTCcggccatcaacatccccGCGGTAGACCTTTGGGGATTGATGTTCGAAGAGAAGCGGGACGATCCATTCCCAGATGATAGAG TGATCTATCGCGATGCAGTTACCCACCGGCACTATAGCTTCGAAAGTCTGCAAAATGCGGCTTCTGCCTTTGGGGAGGGCTTGCGGTCAACATGGAGCTGGCAAAAAGGCGACATTCTCACTCTTTTCACGCCCAATAGTATCGATATGCCTGTCCTAATATACGGGACTTTTTTTGCGGGTGGAACTGTCTCACCGTCAAACCCTGCCTATTCTGTCGATGAGCTTTCTTTCCAGTTGAAGGACAATGGTACCAAGGCAATTGCAACATTCCGGTCGCTTTTACCTGTCGTCACGGCTGCAGCCAAGAAGGTTAACATTCCCTTGGATCGCATCATGCTGCTTGGAGATGATCGAGACCCGGGCGGGCAATTCAAGCATTTCGATCAAATCAAAGCTGCCCCGAGTATGAAAAGAACACGTCTGAATCCCGATAAAGATCTTGCATTCTTGGTTTATTCCTCTGGCACGACTGGACTCCCGAAAGGTGTAATGTTGACGCATTCCAACATTGTCTCCAATATCCTGATGCTCGCCTCATCGATCGGGAAGAGCTATTCGTGGCAAAATGACAAATTCATCGGTTTGCTCCCATTCTACCATATCTATG GGCTCACCACTCTTATACATCAACCTTTATACCGGGGTATTGAGATGATTGCAATGGAACGCTTTGATTTGGAATCCTTCCTCAAGATAGTGCAGCAGCATAGGGTGACATTTGTATATGTCGCGCCACCCGTCCTGGTCCACCTCGCGAACCATCCAATAGTTGAGAATTACGACCTCAGCTCTTTACGTATGATCACTTCCGGTGCTGCACCATTGACACGCGAGCTTGTTGACGCCGTTTATAAGCGTACCAATGTCAAGATCAACCAAGCCTATGGCCTGAGTGAGACCAGCCCCATCACCCATATGCAGCCTTGGGAGGACTGGTATGCCAGTTGCGGAAGCGttgggaagatgatgccaAATTTGACCGCGAAATATGTTTCTCCCGATGGTGAAGAGGTACCCGCTGGCCAGAATGGCGAACTCTGTCTCAAAGGGCCCAACGTCTTCAAAGGCTACTGGAACAATTCGGCGGCTACAAAGGATTCCTTCACCTCGGATGGATATTTCAAAACTGGTGACATCGGATATCAAGATACAAATCACAGTTTCTACATCACCGATCGAGTGAAAGAGCTCATTAAGTACAAGGGGTTCCAAGTAGCACCTGCAG AGCTTGAGGGCCTGCTATTCGGCCATCCAAATGTCAATGACGCGGCTGTTATTGGTGTCAATTTTGAAAAGGAGCACACCGAGGTCCCTCGCGCTTATGTTGTGCTGCGACCGGGCATAGAACGCTCTGATGACTCGGCTCAGGAAATCATCACCTGGCTGAATTCGAAGGTCTCAAACCACAAGAAACTGAGGGGCGGAATTCGCTTCATCGATGAAATCCCGAAGAGTGCAGCTGGGAAAATACTGAGAAGAGTTCTGAAAGAGAAGGTCAAAGAGGAACAGAAGGCCGGTATGGCGAAGCTTTGA
- a CDS encoding uncharacterized protein (ID:PFLUO_007823-T1.cds;~source:funannotate) yields the protein MSKLSQPLKALINSPHARPDTIPAPAQIKSVYEKIARDASSKDIALSTWLSLTTAATMTMNSPESLLQLHGIVSRLHASERVYAAELMREVGVKCIGFNGIPRSINCLNAFYAGLPSDVKENLSTVPTRSLTPDNVSGALDRGQGLWKSIYAPLDEKLRKNLAQYHPDLAVYIIECGYGSLFSDNPSTPKPAQVGRVLTSIVAVSCLRAQTGTGPQVVSHVFGLRKAFQDQNAQLEKDEYIKGAQWLATDEGSIWMLEIVDSIVQVLGEGKGTTFAPGLGRQSKL from the exons ATGTCCAAGCTTTCCCAGCCCTTGAAGGCACTCATCAACTCTCCCCACGCCAGACCCGACACCATCCCGGCGCCGGCACAGATCAAATCCGTATACGAGAAAATAGCCCGCGATGCATCGTCCAAAGACATTGCCCTCTCAACATGGCTGAGCCTTACG ACCGCGGcgaccatgaccatgaaCTCGCCCGAGTCATTGCTCCAGCTTCATGGAATAGTGTCTCGCCTGCATGCCTCCGAACGCGTCTATGCAGCAGAGCTTATGAGAGAAGTCGGTGTCAAATGCATTGGCTTCAATGGT ATCCCTCGAAGCATCAATTGCCTCAATGCGTTCTACGCAGGCCTTCCATCTGATGTAAAGGAGAACTTATCAACAGTTCCCACTCG ATCTTTGACTCCGGATAACGTATCGGGTGCCCTTGACAGGGGTCAGGGCCTTTGGAAATCAATTTATGCGCCTTTGGATGAAAAACTCAGAAAAAATCTTGCCCAGTACCACCCAGACTTGGCCGTGTATATCATTGAATGTGGCTACGGATCTCTGTTTTCTGACAACCCTTCTACTCCTAAACCGGCACAGGTTGGGAGAGTTCTAACTTCGATTGTTGCAGTTTCCTGTCTGCGGGCCCAAACTGGGACTGGGCCCCAGGTTGTCAGCCATGTATTTGGGTTGCGAAAGGCCTTCCAGGATCAGAACGCCCAattggagaaggatgaaTACATCAAGGGTGCGCAGTGGCTAGCTACTGATGAGGGAAGTATCTGGATGCTGGAAATTGTGGATTCCATTGTCCAGGTTCTTGGGGAAGGCAAGGGAACGACATTTGCCCCTGGGCTTGGAAGGCAATCAAAGTTGTAA
- a CDS encoding uncharacterized protein (ID:PFLUO_007824-T1.cds;~source:funannotate), translating into MRIRTALAAAVLAGTVSAINLNIHNEQSIKNAAATAAFNTMANYTGNQTGQIPGYIKGSWWEGGALFQTMIQYWYFTGDTSNNAAVSQSMYWQRGSGDDFMPANWSTSLTNSDQMVWGLAAMTAAELGYPQESSMPSWVSLAEGVFDTQTRRWDNQACNGGLRDAVQSFDNGYDTKTAMANGGLFQLAARLARFKNNDHYYIGWAEKVWDWSEQVSLVDPKSWKIADMISTLDDCKSISEPQWTYSYGLYLGGAAYMYNVVSWFIPYSASNTELDKRTWTGQMLTKTQTGKQTWKTGLDGLLQTTFDTFFPTAHGGNIMSETACESEDLCSSSEEIYKGLLASDLLFVSILAPYTAKNITSRLRGSAVAAAKSCTGGNSRTLCGQRWYSSKWNGTATMGDQMSAVNIFTANLASYVHVNAPSPISLNATQSASSNIANTTKSNGAVALVHGIMSILPLIVAGIITTPQGVV; encoded by the exons ATGCGAATTCGCACGGCCTTGGCTGCCGCAGTTTTGGCGGGCACAGTCTCGGCCATTAACCTCAACATCCACAATGAGC AATCCATTAAAAATGCCGCTGCCACGGCCGCCTTCAACACCATGGCTAATTATACCGGTAACCAAACGGGACAAATTCCGGGCTATATTAAAGGTAGCTGGTGGGAAGGCGGTGCCCTGTTCCAGACGATGATCCAGTACTGGTACTTCACTGGTGACACCTCAAATAACGCCGCTGTCAGCCAGAGCATGTATTGGCAGCGTGGGAGCGGCGACGATTTTATGCCGGCCAACTGGAGCACATCCCTCACAAACTCAGATCAGATGGTGTGGGGCCTAGCTGCTATGACCGCTGCCGAACTTGGCTATCCTCAGGAATCTTCAATGCCTTCATGGGTCAGCCTGGCTGAGGGGGTATTCGACACCCAAACTAGACGATGGGACAACCAAGCCTGCAATGGCGGCTTGCGAGATGCGGTTCAGTCATTCGATAATGGCTATGATACAAAAACGGCCATGGCTAACGGTGGACTTTTTCAACTGGCTGCGCGTCTGGCTCGGTTTAAGAACAATGACCATTACTATATTGGCTGGGCCGAGAAAGTTTGGGATTGGAGCGAGCAGGTCTCGCTTGTCGACCCGAAGAGTTGGAAGATAGCGGACATGATATCCACGTTGGATGATTGTAAATCAATCAGTGAGCCCCAGTGGACCTACAGCTATGGCCTATATCTCGGAGGAGCTGCGTACATGTACAACGTGGTCAGTTGGTTTATTCCCTACTCTGCTTCAAATACAGAACTCGATAAACGCACTTGGACGGGACAAATGCTAACAAAGACACAGACTGGTAAACAAACATGGAAAACAGGTCTTGATGGTCTTTTGCAAACCACTTTTGACACCTTCTTCCCAACGGCCCATGGAGGAAATATCATGTCCGAGACTGCCTGTGAATCAGAGGACCTCTGCAGTTCCTCAGAAGAGATATATAAGGGACTCCTCGCCTCTGACCTCCTCTTCGTGAGCATTCTCGCGCCATATACCGCTAAAAACATCACCTCGCGCCTGCGGGGATCTGCTGTTGCGGCAGCGAAATCATGCACCGGTGGCAATAGCAGAACCCTTTGTGGCCAACGCTGGTACTCTTCAAAGTGGAATGGAACTGCGACTATGGGAGATCAGATGAGCGCTGTCAATATCTTTACGGCAAACCTGGCCTCCTACGTACATGTTAACGCGCCGAGCCCGATTTCTCTGAACGCGACCCAATCAGCCTCGAGCAACATTGCAAACACCACCAAGTCGAATGGTGCCGTCGCCCTCGTACATGGCATTATGAGCATCTTGCCCCTTATCGTGGCAGGTATTATTACCACTCCTCAAGGGGTTGTCTAG
- a CDS encoding uncharacterized protein (ID:PFLUO_007825-T1.cds;~source:funannotate) produces the protein MASNGSNASSHPPPPYPTQRPATPPPPPPEESTAPPPPPEAAAPPPPPDDPLPPPPVEQKKKKAGWGAKRPAATPLSVEELIRKKKETDAAAAKPKFLSKAQREKLALEKRAKEVEADRQAKALANGARDNGVVPEPSSRESNDTRNGNRDAGGRNVPTGPRAMRGETSAGPGATRSSNGQSTRNQDMAPPPPPKAMSFGPKDSKGKGEKRLAEEDQAAAEAALVKQRYMGADQTSNFSAKKKRKRTTDRKFNFEWNIEEDTSGDYNPLYQTRHEANFFGRGRLAGFGDDVSDDVARKYAEALESRDHEAGGMRAKEIMEMERRRREESTRSQIDKHWSEKRLDHMRERDWRIFKEDFNIATRGGSVPNPMRSWEESQLPKRLLELIDRVGYKEPTSIQRAAIPIAMQNRDLIGVAVTGSGKTAAFLLPLLVYISELPRIDEFEWRKNDGPYAIVLAPTRELAQQIEIEAKKFTQPLGFNVVSIVGGHSLEEQSFSLRDGAEIIIATPGRLVDCIERRMLVLSQCCYVIMDEADRMIDMGFEEPVNKILDALPVTNEKPDTEEAEDSRAMSQHLSGRGRGGERYRQTMMYTATMPTAVERIARKYLRRPAIISIGSAGEAVDTIEQRVELISGEDKRKKRLADILASGQFRPPIIVFVNIKRNCDAIAREIKHMGFSSVTLHGSKTQDQREAALASVRSGGTDVLVATDLAGRGIDVPDVSLVVNFNMATSIESYTHRIGRTGRAGKSGVAITFLGSEDSDVMYDLKQMLIKSPISRVPEELRKHEAAQSKPSRGPGAKKIEESSGFGGKGGWT, from the exons ATGGCGTCCAACGGTTCTAACGCATCGTCTCATCCCCCTCCACCGTATCCCACTCAACGCCCGGCcactcctccacctccaccaccagaaGAGTCCACTgcacctccacctcctccagaagCGGCcgctccgccaccacccccggATGAtccccttcctccgccgcctgtggaacaaaagaaaaagaaggctGGATGGGGCGCCAAACGTCCGGCTGCAACTCCACTGAGTGTTGAGGAGCTCatcaggaagaagaaggagacagATGCAGCGGCTGCAAAG CCAAAGTTCTTGTCCAAAGCTCAGCGAGAGAAGCTGGCGTTGGAGAAACGAGCCAAGGAAGTCGAGGCAGACCGGCAAGCTAAAGCGCTCGCGAACGGCGCCCGGGACAATGGGGTGGTGCCAGAGCCATCGTCGAGGGAGTCAAATGATACAAGAAATGGCAACAGAGATGCCGGCGGCAGGAATGTCCCGACCGGACCACGAGCTATGCGTGGAGAGACATCGGCAGGTCCAGGCGCCACGCGGAGTTCAAATGGGCAATCGACACGCAACCAAGATATGgccccgccgccaccgccaaAGGCAATGTCATTTGGACCGAAAGATtccaagggcaagggcgaAAAACGTCTTGCAGAAGAGGACCAGGCAGCGGCAGAAGCGGCATTGGTCAAGCAACGGTACATGGGAGCCGACCAGACCTCGAACTTCTCGGCCAAGAAAAAACGGAAGCGCACTACGGACCGCAAATTTAATTTTGAGTGGAATATCGAAGAGGATACCAGCGGCGATTATAATCCGCTATATCAAACCCGCCATGAAGCCAACTTCTTTGGCCGTGGCCGACTGGCGGGCTTCGGAGACGACGTCTCAGACGACGTAGCGCGCAAGTATGCGGAAGCATTGGAGAGCCGCGATCATGAGGCGGGTGGCATGCGcgccaaggagatcatggagatGGAGCGACGACGGCGTGAGGAGAGCACGCGCAGTCAGATCGACAAGCACTGGAGTGAGAAGCGACTGGACCACATGCGCGAGCGGGACTGGCGTATTTTCAAGGAAGATTTCAACATCGCCACCAGAGGTGGCAGCGTGCCAAATCCAATGCGATCCTGGGAAGAGAGCCAACTGCCCAAGCGATTGTTGGAACTCATTGACCGCGTCGGATACAAAGAACCTACGTCAATTCAACGTGCGGCGATCCCAATCGCCATGCAAAATCGCGATCTCATCGGTGTGGCAGTCACAGGTTCCGGTAAGACTGCGGCCTTCCTGCTCCCGCTTCTGGTCTACATTTCGGAGTTGCCGCGGATCGACGAGTTTGAGTGGCGCAAGAACGATGGCCCATATGCTATTGTACTGGCTCCTACCCGTGAACTGGCGCAGCAGATTGAGATTGAAGCCAAGAAATTCACGCAGCCGCTCGGGTTCAACGTTGTCAGCATTGTTGGTGGTCACTCGTTGGAAGAGCAGTCATTTAGCCTTCGTGATGGCGCCGAAATCATTATTGCTACCCCCGGTCGGCTGGTCGACTGCATTGAACGACGCATGCTGGTGCTCAGCCAATGTTGCTACGTCATTATGGATGAAGCAGACCGAATGATTGACATGGGTTTCGAAGAGCCTGTAAACAAGATCCTTGACGCTCTTCCTGTAACAAACGAGAAGCCCGATActgaagaagcggaagattCCCGCGCCATGAGCCAGCACCTTAGCGGACGCGGACGCGGAGGCGAACGTTATCGCCAAACCATGATGTACACGGCCACCATGCCTACGGCGGTCGAGCGGATTGCGCGGAAGTACCTTCGCCGTCCCGCAATCATTAGTATCGGCAGCGCCGGCGAGGCCGTCGACACCATCGAACAGCGTGTAGAGCTGATTTCCGGTGAAGACAAGCGCAAGAAACGGCTCGCCGATATCCTGGCGTCCGGCCAGTTCCGGCCTCCGATTATTGTCTTCGTCAACATCAAGCGAAACTGCGACGCCATTGCTCGCGAAATCAAACATATGGGATTTTCATCGGTCACTTTGCATGGTTCCAAAACCCAGGACCAGCGTGAAGCCGCCCTCGCATCCGTCCGCAGCGGTGGCACGGATGTTTTGGTGGCTACTGATCTGGCTGGACGAGGTATTGATGTCCCCGATGTATCCTTAGTCGTCAACTTCAACATGGCCACCTCTATCGAGAGCTACACTCACCGTATCGGTCGTACCGGTCGTGCCGGCAAGAGTGGTGTCGCTATCACGTTCCTGGGCAGTGAGGATTCCGATGTGAT GTATGACCTCAAGCAAATGCTCATTAAATCCCCCATATCGCGCGTACCGGAGGAGTTGCGCAAGCACGAAGCTGCGCAGTCCAAGCCGTCGCGCGGACCGGGggccaagaagatcgaggagagcTCTGGCTTTGGTGGAAAAGGAGGATGGACCTAG
- a CDS encoding uncharacterized protein (ID:PFLUO_007826-T1.cds;~source:funannotate), which produces MADYHFGGSEEENAELRKLEVELVDDPDNFETWEKLVRAAESLEGGINRNSNPQAITTARNSFDRFLAKFPLLFGYWKKYADLEFSITGTEAAEMVYERGVASISPSVDLWTNYCSFKAETSHDADIIRELFERGANSVGLDFLAHPFWDKYIEFEERLEAQDKIFAILGRVIHIPMHQYARYFERYRQLAQTRPLAELAPAETMSQFRSEIEAASSQVPPGAKAEAEIDRDLRLRVDNYHLEVFSKTQAETTKRWTYESEIKRPYFHVTELDESQLTNWNKYLDFEETEGSYLRTQFLYERCLVTCAHYDEFWMRYARWMSGQADKEEEVRIIYQRGSCLFVPIANPTIRLHYAYFEEMSGRFDVAKDIHSAILMTIPNHVETIISLANMSRRHGGLDAAIEVYKTHLDSPECNMSTKAALVAEWARLLWKIKGSPEDARQVFHSNQQYYLDSHPFWASYLMFEIEQPTSEASESVQYERIKQVVTDIRSKSTLTVDVVKALVQIYMAYLLERGTKDTAKEYMTLDREVHGPTSVSLARTGGFVAAPTAPFDGQPVVAPPAPPVPDAAAAEAYAYYQQSPVNGGPAV; this is translated from the exons atggcggactACCACTTTGGCGGttccgaggaggagaatgCCGAGCTGAGGAAGCTCGAGGTTGAGCTG GTCGACGATCCAGATAACTTTGAGACGTGGGAGAAACTCGTGCGCGCCGCCGAGTCTCTGGAGGGAGGCATCAATCGCAACTCCAACCCCCaagccatcaccaccgcgcGCAATTCCTTCGATCGATTTTTGGCCAAATTCCCTTTGCTATTTGGATACTGGAAGAAATATGCCGACCTGGAGTTCTCTATTACGGGCACGGAAGCCGCAGAGATG GTCTACGAAAGAGGTGTCGCCAGCATTTCCCCGTCTGTTGACCTCTGGACCAACTACTGCTCCTTCAAAGCGGAGACCTCACACGACGCCGACATTATTCGAGA ACTCTTTGAGCGAGGTGCGAATAGCGTCGGGCTTGACTTTCTCGCACATCCCTTCTGGGATAAGTATATCGAGTTCGAGGAACGTCTGGAGGCCCAGGACAAAATCTTTGCCATCCTGGGCCGGGTCATCCATATCCCCATGCACCAGTACGCGCGGTACTTTGAACGTTATCGTCAACTCGCTCAAACTCGGCCCTTGGCCGAACTGGCACCCGCTGAAACCATGTCACAATTCCGTTCAGAAATCGAGGCTGCGTCATCACAAGTACCTCCCGGTGCGAAGGCTGAAGCGGAAATCGATCGTGATCTTCGGCTACGCGTTGACAACTACCACTTGGAAGTGTTCTCCAAGACACAAGCCGAGACGACCAAGCGCTGGACATATGAATCCGAGATCAAACGGCCATATTTCCATGTGACAGAGCTGGACGAGAGCCAATTGACGAACTGGAACAAGTACCTTGACTTTGAGGAAACCGAGGGCTCGTATCTTCGTACCCAGTTTTTGTATGAACGGTGCCTGGTGACTTGCGCGCACTATGACGAATTCTGGATGCGGTATGCCCGGTGGATGTCTGGCCAGGccgacaaggaagaagaagtccgGATCATCTACCAGCGTGGCAGCTGTCTCTTCGTGCCAATTGCCAACCCCACCATCCGACTGCACTATGCTTACTTCGAGGAGATGTCGGGCCGATTTGATGTGGCCAAGGATATTCACAGTGCTATCCTCATGACCATTCCCAACCACGTGGAGACGATCATTTCCCTGGCGAACATGTCCCGGCGTCATGGCGGTCTTGATGCAGCCATCGAGGTCTATAAGACCCACTTGGACTCACCAGAATGTAATATGTCGACGAAGGCAGCCCTCGTTGCCGAATGGGCCCGACTCTTGTGGAAAATCAAAGGCTCGCCCGAAGATGCCCGCCAAGTCTTCCACAGTAATCAGCAGTACTACCTCGACAGTCATCCGTTTTGGGCTAGCTATCTCATGTTCGAGATTGAGCAGCCCACGAGTGAAGCAAGCGAATCGGTTCAATATGAACGCATCAAGCAGGTCGTCACTGACATACGGTCTAAAAGCACTCTCACAGTTGACGTTGTGAAGGCGCTGGTGCAGATCTACATGGCCTACCTCCTTGAACGGGGAACAAAGGACACGGCCAAGGAATACATGACACTGGACCGCGAAGTGCATGGCCCTACTTCCGTGTCTCTTGCTCGGACTGGTGGTTTTGTTGCGGCGCCCACCGCACCTTTCGATGGTCAACCAGTCGTGGCCCCTCCCGCGCCGCCTGTTCCTGACGCAGCTGCTGCCGAGGCATATGCATACTATCAGCAGAGTCCTGTGAACGGCGGTCCTGCTGTTTGA
- a CDS encoding uncharacterized protein (ID:PFLUO_007827-T1.cds;~source:funannotate): MSSPSSLVGSLPIRLRNFLARYPPQIYSAAVAPRPTPPETDAPAETTLPSPYTPNRDAKGTHKPDPTVYSPSMALLYNSKEAPNPFLPRKDNRTGKWIPPRFGLRQQADLVKLAAKYKVEELLPPGRKSNEFKATRLAERGLRIKGTGIGQKVKGHKWERTMESRLEERRKAMTEMPEMIRLWRQRGHGRGWKQWPKR; encoded by the exons ATGTCGTCCCCGTCGTCTCTGGTGGGCTCGCTCCCCATCCGCCTGCGCAACTTCCTCGCTCGCTACCCTCCGCAAATATACTCCGCGGCTGTCGCACCGCGTCCAACCCCCCCAGAGACCGACGCCCCGGCCGAGACAACCCTTCCGTCACCATACACGCCAAATCGTGATGCAAAGGGCACCCACAAGCCAGACCCCACTGTCTACTCTCCCTCCATGGCCCTCCTATACAACAGCAAAGAGGCACCCAATCCTTTCCTGCCACGGAAGGACAACCGGACGGGGAAATGGATTCCACCGCGATTTGGTCTGCGACAACAAGCAGACCTGGTGAAATTGGCCGCCAAGTACAAGGTGGAGGAATTGTTGCCCCCTGGACGCAAGTCAAATGAGTTCAAGGCAACCCGGCTTGCAGAGCGTGGCTTGCGCATCAAGGGTACGGGTATTGGACAAAAGGTCAAGGGACACAAGTGGGAGCGGACAATGGAGTCGAGATTGGAAGAGCGCCGGAAGGCAATGACAGAGATGCCGGAGATGATTCGGTTGTGGAGGCAG AGAGGACATGGCCGTGGCTGGAAGCAGTGGCCCAAGCGGTAA